The DNA window GAGTACGGAGAATTTGTGCGCAGTTTTAACGCTCCTTCTGTTGATGAAAATTTCGAGTTACTGGGCATGTAAGTTGGGTTGTTCCTGATGCCTGGCATCACATCATCCATTCTTTTATGGCTAATCTCTTGCTTGGTGTTCCTCTTCTCCAGCATGGCCAATGTCTTCATTGTTGCTCCTGAAAGTCTCTCAAGTCTATTTGAGGGTACCCCAAGCATTCGGAAAGATGCACAAAGGTATTTGTCAACATCTCATCAAACTACATTGTTCTTTGTGATGATCATGATATGAACTTGTTTCTCTTTGGAATCAGGTTTATCCAGCTCAGAGAGGATTACAAGAGTGCAAAACTCGCATCTCGTCTTAGCTCTCTGTGGGTCAACTCAAACTGATACGTCCTTAAATCCGAGCTACGACCTTGTAAGTCTCGTACTTTCACATCCGTTAAGCATTCTATAAGCTGCACGTCCTAATTATATGCCCGAATTCATTGGTAGTATTGGTAGAGAGTTCGAAAAGTTGAGGGAATAGTTTCTCATCCTTCGGTTActgtttattattatattcttttggGGGGAAAATAATCCAACTTTGAACACATTTTTTCTTAAGTTAGGAGTAAGGTGATAGTTTCATTATTAAGATTCAATTCTTAGGTTGGTTTGTGGGACAGGGAACTGAATTATCTCCCATGGTGGTTGTTCTTATAAGCTGTAAATGATTTCGCTTTTGTTTCTGCATTTTTCCAAGTGTTTATGGTTCTTAATTCACAGCTAATAGAATATGAACGAAGATTTACGATTTCCTCTGTTCTGTTTTCTAGTTCGACCGAATTTGAACTTCCAGTCAACATATGCGTTTTTattagttgagttatgcttGAACGGGAGTTAAAATTTTGTCAAATCGCTTctttaagttatttatttcaagCTTCCCTTCTCTCTTATTCTCTAGGCTATGCTCGAGTTGAACGAGTgtacttttaaataatgaaacatcacttctttgttttttcaaaaagaattttaaattttcatttcttattttcttattttgattaaaaaaaaatacttttcctCGCTATTTTTACCCCCAAAAAACTCggaatttgtgttttttttttaaaaacattttggTGTTTATTCTATCTTTGTTTTTGTGCTTTAAAACATTGTATTTAGTTCATGAatattatataacaatttccttttatttttgttggtcATTTTTGTCTTCAAccacatttttaattattgaagttTGATAATTAACAtctcatcattttttaaaaagtcatagtttttaaagttttatttcttttttcttttagtttctttttaaatcatgtgcttatatatatatatatatatatatatatacacacacaagGAAGAGTGTGCTGTGGTGGTAGGCCATAACAAAACATTGTCACATCACcgattaataattgaattaaaatagtaaagtATAAGCTGTCAAAACCAATTCTCAAcccaaacaaataaaaaaataaaaacgtgTCGTCCACGTGATTTAAAGAAAACCCGattgaatttattagaaagtttgaatttgtatGATGTCTACTTAGAtggttgaaaataatataCTCGAACCTCATTGGATCATAGGACTTCAGATTCAATAGATTGAAGCTTTGTTTTGAACGTGTAATTTATGTTTCGTAGTTCATCAGACTAGCAAGCtcgtagaaaaaaaaaaacgaggtAAAATTTAGGTGGAGATGATTAGTTAGTTGAATAAAGAGATTTGAAGGGAGAAAaaggtagttttttttttggtggaaGTGTTTTTGAGAGCTTAAAAGTTCATTGGACAAGACAATGGTGTGTGTGAGTTActgtgttttgtttttaggTATATGGagaaaaggggtggatttgaaATTTGCAAGAACAAAAGGACCTATCCATTTGTAATGATGCAAAATATGCCACAAATGAAGGTCTAAATTGCAACTAAATATTTACTCTTCTTTGCCATTTGGTcactcaatttttattttttaataaatggataataaaacattataaatttaggttcttctttctcctttgtGCTGGATTGGATTGGTGGGTTCTATCTCTTTAGATAGTGAGAGCtatgggattttttttaatatatatatgtaacaTTTTAAtcgtgtttttaaaataaaaataaataaataaaacaatcttagtatttttcaataactttttattaaaaaaaattaatcacatagattggttttaaaatttattaaaagtatagggattaaatttgaatattcataaataagggggtgaaattaaataatactcaAAATATaggggtaaaaaaaatatttgcattttattttattttatttttttgaaaatggtgGGTTTCCTAAAATGGTTCCATCACTTGGAATGTGTTTGCACCAAACCCACAATTCCTTCTCCCCACCCTATAACAGAATGGTCcagttcatatatatatatatatatatatatatatatatatatatatatatatatttgtagcACTCTATTTtagttcaatatttttttttaatttgtcacATTTTACCATATTAATCACCCGACATATCCCTTCATTagttataaatgaaattcGGAATACCAAACATAAAAgtttactgagtataattgaaaatttagtaGTTTGCGTAAAATTTGGGGATGTAACACGTACTTGAAAAATGATGGAAATTTCCTAAGCACCAAACTTTTTGcctttgataattaaaaagaaaaaagaaaaagaaaaagaaatttccaACCCACCAAAAATCTCGACACTCTCTTTCGTTATCTTTTAGCGTCGACTTTTTGTAATGCAAGTAAATATCATAGAAAGATGCACGATAACGATACCTCAACTTGTAAAGTgtcaaaaaaaatcattgaagttttcatttaattttgtttatttcacTTCATTAAAATATACGATCGAGAGAGCTGAGGTTCCAATCCCCTATTCCGAACGTCtttgaattacaaaaattttaaaaaataagtttctTCAAATTAGTTTCACATTACAACAAAAATGACTTTTCTctatattgtatttatttttttcgcatttttcaattatttaatatattcgAAATATATTTTCCTTGCGAGAGAGACTAAATATAAAACTCTGAGAGTGggaatattataattaaatatttaactaaaaatgaattgaaaataaaaataatcgaaataaataaataaataaaaagttagtCGCAGTATCACATCATCACATTCCCAGTGCACTCCTTCGTTCGATCAacatctcaatttttttaaaccataaatggaaggagaaaaatgtcaataaatttttttgctaataataataataataataaataaataaataaataatattccattttttctttaaaaaaaaaaagctattaCTCCcaaaaatattccaaattaaaaagaaaatggattaaACATTATTTTGTCCTTATATCTTTTTAAGACCCCACATTCTATATTTTTCGATAGCCttacctaattttttaaataaaaatatcttatttaattaacCACTTAGAAAATGCCTTAATTAATCAACCtaataatctaaaataaaacaatatatcatttttattcaataaaataatttatattattatttgttattaagtttatataatatgatttttcGACCCAATATTAAACTATCTGGATCCGTCCCTAAGTACGGATATTGATTATTATAAACTTGGGgaataaaatgtattttagtGTCACACTCACACATTTACTTCAAttcattaatgaaattttaatataagataaaattacaaaatttaaaatattaggagCTGTCCAACCCTTCGTGCCTACTGATCATTCGTTCCTGACGTAGTTAAGAGTTTGcacgaaataaaaaataaataataaaaaataaaataaacgatttggtttatttaattatttttaatattataaaaaaacaattactatttttattattatacagaaataaaaaggaaaataattataataataagacGGCAGTGGCATTACAGTAGTTGGGCCGAGTCCCATACCTACACGTAGACTCGTGGCAGGCACGTCTTGGTGCacccaaaaattaaatttacaattttacccTTCAACGGTGTGGGCtttgttattttgtaaaatttataaatctaaaattaaaaattatatttgatatatatccattaattaataaaataattaaatttgtcttctgaaattaaagaaataaacaactGTCAGATCAGTGCCGTTCAAGTAATCCAACGGTGGGAGAAGCTGATTCCAAATCGGATTTTAAAcgtcattttaattaaaaataaataaatagtttcgCGAAAGTCACAAGGCACGCTCACGCGTGGGGattgggagagaaaaaaaaggaagagaagaaagcaGGGCCCACATAAAACCTGCCAGCTGTCAAGCCTACTCACCCCTGTTGTCTCGTGTTCCGTCAAATTTACGCGCTCCACACAGTTCACACATAAAAGTCAAATCTTTGACTTGTTCAACACCGCCCGATCTACATTCAGATCATCATGTACATTCCGTGCCCACTTGCTCGACTACAGAACACAACTGCCACTCGCTTCCCATGAAGACCACGTGGTCGAATCCCATTTGCCGAATCTACGAGCCACGGCTACCGCCAGCTACAGCACAGTATTTGCAGATTCCGGCATCTTAGGCATCGAAGAAGTGTTCTTTGCCAAAATCTttactttataatatttaattttataaagtttccATTCTATTTTAGCATCAATACCGAGCATAGCTTTATAGATAAAGAATCGATCGCGGTATTTTTCCTCCTTCTTTTACTTcattaattatcaaattttaaaaaaaatcaagaaagacGTGATCATATTATTCGACCACAACACTAAACTACAAGAATTTGAATCTCCACCCTCGAGAAAATAAGTAACTATTTTCAAACTctccaaataaatttatatcatttaatcaataattatgtaattttgaaaatttgtattaataatCTCAATATAGATATATACTTAATGAGTCGGATGTTGAAAGGTAAATATCGAGTGGTCGAATAATAATGACAGTGACGTAAAATCatggattaaaatattttattcacgACAAAAAGAAGGGAGGTTTGAAGCTGAAGGATTGCAAACGTCTCAttccaaatatttataataaataataagaaaaaaagaccGTCACGTCTTTATGTTTATGCcatgaaaatagtaatagaTTCCCTAAATTACACTTTAATATGCTTGGAATCTTTTACCAATTAACCAAAAAATCATtcctataaataaataaaataaaataattcctCTTTCCCCAATTAATATTATGAAAAgctatataattttaaattttatttattatttacaagataaaaaaatgtattaaatttttttaattaatatattatggTGGTgtgttttaaataatatggttaaatttaaaaaaaaattaaactcatGAAGTCAATACAAGTAATAAGAGgcagaagaacaaaaataaataaagtaaaattatttacCTTTTAAGATAAATACCAACGACATTCTTTACCTCTTGATGAAGAAAACCATGGTTATTTCAGTCAAAACACTAATGATTATTGATTTTGGacacaataattaaataaataaataagggattatattataataaataagatattataaaTGGTTACTAATTAAAGTTGGGTTTTAGAagctaaattatttattattaaatgaatCTTATAATAAGATTAACatgaaatttaagaataatactatagattaaaaaaaaaaatctaataacgATCACATTCCAAATTAAGCAAATTATTTATGGGACCAATAAAAAGTGAATAATAAACTCGTATACATTTAATTATCAAACTTTAATAGATCCCTCAATACATATCGGTATATTTctggaaaaaattaatttcatgtacaaaaatattgtttactGTATGAGTTAGGGTTACGACTCATAGTGCTTTAAATACatcatttgaaatttgaacttagggtccacaaacaaaaatatcaagTGTGTTAATTAACCGTTGCAAATTTGGAAGCTCGAGATTTAATAATATGATTGAATTTCAAGACTCGAGCTGAAGTAAGAATTTAGTGTCTTGGcgactaattttttatattttaaaattaataaaaatttaatattttctttatatataaaaataaataaataaaaagtttaaagcatTACCCCACCAATAAAATGACCACCTTTTGTGTCCAATAAAATTGATAGGAGCGCTGCAGTTTTCGCTACGTCCACTCGCGCCTTCTACtgtaatttcattaatatatatatatttttaaaaataaaatataaataatgagTCTTTTTGTCTGTACGATCACGAGCTTGGATTGTAGCGTGTGGACCCTCACGCTTATCAAAATCAACCTCTTTTTCCTCCGCCACAGACAAGGAAACTCAAGGAACTGCTAGAGAACAGCCTGGACTGGAAATTCCAAAACAACGCTACAAGTGATGGAATTTCTTTCGATGAAGATGATGANattagaaaaataaaggaaataatAGCATAGAGATGCCCTCTCCCACGGCTCCACCCCACCTGTCTTTTTCTGTGAAATTACGATATTATCCTTAACATTTAACCggtcttaaattaaatttaggtTTAAGATTCTACCaaatttacaccaagataGTTTTATATGGTGGAGGTTaatattgtaaatttattttaaaatatttttttatttataatttagtgaaaaattagaaagaaaaaaaaactttttctctctctagtaatTGGATttgtgaaaaaagaaaaaaaaactcactttctctttctatctctgtattttggtttctatatataattcttttcCTACTCATTACTCATTACGCCCTTATAACCAAAAGTCAGCGCCTTCTTttgtctctgttttttttttttttttttttNgctaaattatttattattaaatgaatCTTATAATAAGATTAACatgaaatttaagaataatactatagattaaaaaaaaaaaNAAAAAAAAACCTGTTTAAGAAGCTGAGACAAAGGTACAGATTCTCAGAGCAGAGTTCTGTCTATGAAAATGGAAGTCGATTGGGATCTTCACGCCGTGGTCAGAGGCTACTCCGCCGTGTCCTCCGCCGCCACCATTCCCTCTTCTGACTTTTACTCTGTTTCTTCCACTTCTAATAACTCTACCCCTTTTGCTTTTGGTAGAGACCTAACCAACCAAACAAACCATTTCTTCTCCCTTCAAGATCCATTCGAAGGGCCTAATTGTAATTCCACTGAAGAATTGCATGAGCTTTTCAAACCCTTTTCCCCTAAACCTCTACCTtctccgccgccaccgccaccgtcTGCTCCGCTGCTGCTTTCTTCTCCGGCGGCTAAGATTCTGACCCATCAGAAGCAACGGCAGAACACCCATGTCCCCAAACAGCTCCATTCAGCCCCTGTTTCTGCGTCAAGATCTAAACGCCGGTGAGCAtgattcttcaatttcttgattCGGGAAATGGTTTTTTTGAAGCTAATTGATTGATCTTGTGATTTTTTTGATGCTCTGTTTTAGGAAGAATCAGCTGAAGAAAGTCTGTCAAGTTCCGGCGGAGTCTCTGTCTTCGGATATTTGGGCTTGGCGGAAATATGGCCAAAAACCCATTAAAGGATCTCCATATCCAAGGTTCGAGCTCGATTCAAACGctgaaattagggtttttttttaaggtgtTGAAACTAATTTGGgtgattttgaaacaaaaaaaaaaaaaaaacaaacaaacaaatcaaaaaaaaaaagaaNTATTACAGATGTAGCAGTTCCAAGGGTTGCATGGCCCGGAAACAAGTCGAGCGGAACAGATCCGACCCGGGAATGTTCATAGTCACATACACGGCGGAGCACAACCACCCAGCGCCGACTCACCGGAATTCTCTCGCCGGCTCTACCCGTCAAAAGCCCAACACGCAAACGCCGGCTTCCTCCGGATCCGAAAAACCCGACCCGAAGCAGCCCGTTTGTTCGTCGGAAGACCAAAGTACGATCACAGAGagcaaagaagagaaagaggaatTGTTAGCcgaagatgaagaagacgacgatCTGGGTGTCTCCGATTTGATCGTGAACGACGATTTCTATATGGGTTTTGAAGAACTCGACAGCCCAATCACCGACGAGTGTTTTTCCGATCAATTTCCGGCGAATTTCGAGCTTCCATGGTCGTTCAACGGAGACCCAGACAGCGAAATTGTAAAACTCCCCTGGTAAACTAAATTCcaacccatttttttttctgttttcagATAGAGATCTGTAAAATCAAAGTTAGAGCAAAGATTTGAACAATGTTTTAACGAAGTCATGATGTTCTCTgtatccatttttcttttccctgtaattttagaaca is part of the Cucurbita pepo subsp. pepo cultivar mu-cu-16 chromosome LG03, ASM280686v2, whole genome shotgun sequence genome and encodes:
- the LOC111791057 gene encoding WRKY transcription factor 22-like; translated protein: MKMEVDWDLHAVVRGYSAVSSAATIPSSDFYSVSSTSNNSTPFAFGRDLTNQTNHFFSLQDPFEGPNCNSTEELHELFKPFSPKPLPSPPPPPPSAPLLLSSPAAKILTHQKQRQNTHVPKQLHSAPVSASRSKRRKNQLKKVCQVPAESLSSDIWAWRKYGQKPIKGSPYPRXYYRCSSSKGCMARKQVERNRSDPGMFIVTYTAEHNHPAPTHRNSLAGSTRQKPNTQTPASSGSEKPDPKQPVCSSEDQSTITESKEEKEELLAEDEEDDDLGVSDLIVNDDFYMGFEELDSPITDECFSDQFPANFELPWSFNGDPDSEIVKLPW